The Ornithinimicrobium faecis genome includes a window with the following:
- the gcvH gene encoding glycine cleavage system protein GcvH — MSELQFPDNLRYTSDHEWIEDRGEDVVRVGITSFAQDALGDVVYVSLPAVGDELTAGDACGEVESTKSVSDLYAPLNGEVTAVNDALDATPELINSDPYGEGWMMEIKVADASALDGLLDVSAYREQTN; from the coding sequence ATGAGCGAGTTGCAGTTCCCAGACAACCTCCGCTACACCAGCGACCACGAGTGGATCGAGGACCGCGGGGAGGACGTGGTGCGAGTCGGCATCACCTCCTTCGCCCAGGACGCCCTGGGTGACGTGGTCTACGTCAGTCTCCCGGCCGTTGGCGACGAGCTCACCGCGGGTGACGCCTGCGGTGAGGTCGAGTCCACCAAGTCGGTCAGTGACCTCTATGCGCCGCTGAACGGCGAGGTCACCGCGGTCAATGACGCGCTGGACGCCACCCCCGAGCTCATCAACTCTGACCCCTACGGCGAGGGCTGGATGATGGAGATCAAGGTGGCCGATGCCTCCGCCCTCGACGGACTGCTCGACGTGAGTGCTTACCGGGAGCAGACCAACTAG
- a CDS encoding FHA domain-containing protein, with protein sequence MTEREREHYGSGVDPTANLPRGVELPAQGYSFDEEVPRLSDEDQRTVEALRPSTALLIVLRGPNTGARFLLDAEEVSSGRHPNSDIFLDDVTVSRRHAVFARSGEGYEVRDVGSLNGTYVNRERIDQQVLEQGDEVQIGKFRLVYYRGRA encoded by the coding sequence GTGACTGAGCGCGAGCGCGAGCACTACGGGTCCGGCGTGGACCCGACCGCCAATCTGCCCCGGGGGGTTGAGCTGCCCGCGCAGGGCTACTCCTTCGATGAGGAGGTTCCCCGCCTCTCCGACGAGGACCAGCGCACGGTGGAGGCCCTGCGGCCGAGCACCGCGCTGCTCATCGTGCTGCGCGGCCCCAACACGGGGGCCCGGTTCCTGCTTGACGCTGAGGAGGTCAGCTCGGGGCGTCACCCTAACAGCGACATCTTCCTCGACGACGTCACCGTCTCCCGTCGCCACGCAGTCTTCGCGCGCTCCGGCGAGGGCTATGAGGTGCGTGACGTGGGCTCGCTCAACGGCACCTATGTCAACCGCGAGCGCATCGACCAGCAGGTCCTCGAGCAGGGTGACGAGGTGCAGATCGGCAAGTTCCGGCTGGTCTACTACCGCGGGCGGGCGTGA
- a CDS encoding MerR family transcriptional regulator, with the protein MTLHPIGTVLRLLRQEFPELTVSKIRFLETEGLVLPQRRESGQRAFTDEDIDRLRFVLRAQRDRFWPLKVIKAALDRMDLGLDPSTPAGGSDQTRYAEGSPSEQGPPSASPGTDAGEGPAAGESGSTGGSGSDHPEPVGARLPTAGQLRRRRTIRLTPSELREHTGLDVAAYTQLKAFGLIRTDASGRHGADDLDVARECTTLAAHGLEPRHLRLFRVAADREIGLAQQILEPVRRRRARGAADADPEQLEAEILARTLALHVALVRAGLGQTQ; encoded by the coding sequence GTGACGCTCCACCCCATCGGGACGGTGCTGCGCCTGCTGCGGCAGGAGTTCCCCGAACTCACCGTCTCCAAGATCCGTTTCCTCGAGACCGAGGGGTTGGTGCTGCCCCAGCGTCGCGAGTCCGGGCAGCGGGCCTTCACCGATGAGGACATCGACCGGCTCCGGTTTGTCCTGCGCGCTCAGCGCGACCGGTTCTGGCCGCTGAAGGTCATCAAGGCGGCCCTGGACCGGATGGATCTGGGGCTGGACCCCTCCACCCCAGCCGGTGGTTCCGACCAGACCCGGTATGCCGAGGGCTCGCCGAGCGAGCAGGGTCCACCGTCGGCGTCGCCTGGCACCGACGCGGGGGAGGGCCCCGCTGCCGGGGAGTCGGGCTCCACCGGGGGCAGCGGGTCCGATCATCCTGAGCCCGTGGGGGCTCGGTTGCCCACCGCCGGCCAGCTGCGTCGGCGCCGGACCATTCGACTCACCCCCAGCGAGCTGCGCGAGCACACCGGGCTCGACGTCGCGGCCTACACCCAGCTCAAGGCGTTCGGCCTGATCCGCACCGACGCCAGTGGGCGCCACGGAGCTGACGACCTCGACGTGGCCCGCGAGTGCACGACGCTGGCGGCGCACGGGCTCGAGCCGCGCCACCTGAGGCTGTTCCGGGTCGCCGCAGACCGCGAGATCGGACTGGCCCAGCAGATCCTGGAGCCGGTGCGCCGCAGGCGGGCCCGCGGCGCCGCCGACGCCGACCCCGAGCAGCTCGAGGCCGAGATCCTGGCGCGCACCCTGGCACTGCACGTCGCCCTGGTGCGGGCAGGTCTGGGGCAGACGCAGTAA
- a CDS encoding bifunctional nuclease family protein — protein MKELDVLGVRVEMPTNNPIVLLREREGQRYLPIWIAAPEATAIAYAQQGVQPPRPLTHDLMVTLIADLGHRLEEVRITSMEDNIFYAVLVLDGTKEISARPSDAIALALRAGTPILASEDVLDAAGVAMAVEDEDEVERFREFLDQVSAEDFEAGSDDTPPDPQP, from the coding sequence GTGAAGGAGTTGGACGTCCTGGGTGTGCGCGTCGAGATGCCGACCAACAACCCCATCGTGCTGCTGCGGGAGCGAGAGGGTCAGCGCTACCTGCCGATCTGGATCGCCGCGCCGGAGGCCACCGCGATCGCCTATGCCCAACAGGGGGTGCAACCGCCGCGACCGCTGACGCACGACCTGATGGTCACGCTGATCGCCGACCTGGGGCACCGTCTGGAGGAGGTGCGGATCACCTCCATGGAGGACAACATCTTCTATGCCGTCCTGGTGCTCGACGGCACCAAGGAGATCTCGGCCCGCCCCTCCGACGCGATCGCGCTCGCGCTGCGGGCCGGCACCCCGATCCTGGCGTCCGAGGATGTCCTCGACGCTGCGGGCGTCGCGATGGCCGTCGAGGATGAGGACGAGGTCGAGCGGTTCCGCGAGTTTCTCGATCAGGTCTCCGCGGAGGACTTTGAGGCCGGCAGTGACGACACCCCCCCGGACCCGCAGCCGTGA
- a CDS encoding MerR family transcriptional regulator, with protein MPVGTGAEVRGPQEAGTPEQGLLFTSDVPALQEGIGYRGPTACGAAGVTYRQLDYWARTGLVEPSVRNPSGSGTQRLYSFRDILVLKIIKRLLDTGVSLQQIRVAITQLRERGVQDLANITLMSDGASVYECTSDDQVIDLVRGGQGVFGIAIGSVWREVEGTLSSMPSERAEDPGTGDDELSQRRRARKTS; from the coding sequence ATGCCAGTGGGCACTGGAGCTGAAGTGCGCGGGCCGCAGGAAGCGGGCACGCCCGAGCAGGGTCTGCTGTTCACCTCGGACGTCCCCGCCCTGCAGGAGGGCATCGGCTATCGCGGCCCCACGGCCTGCGGCGCCGCCGGGGTGACCTACCGCCAGCTCGACTACTGGGCCCGGACCGGCCTGGTGGAGCCCTCGGTGCGCAACCCCTCCGGCTCGGGCACGCAGCGGCTCTACAGCTTCCGCGACATCCTGGTCCTGAAGATCATCAAGCGTCTGCTCGACACCGGTGTGTCCCTGCAGCAGATCCGGGTGGCCATCACCCAGCTGCGCGAGCGCGGTGTCCAGGACCTGGCCAACATCACCTTGATGAGTGACGGCGCCAGCGTCTATGAGTGCACCTCCGATGACCAGGTGATCGACCTGGTCCGCGGCGGCCAGGGCGTCTTCGGCATCGCCATCGGCAGCGTCTGGCGCGAGGTGGAGGGGACGTTGTCCTCGATGCCGAGCGAGCGCGCCGAGGACCCCGGCACCGGGGACGACGAGCTCTCCCAGCGTCGCCGCGCCCGCAAGACCAGCTGA
- the gcvP gene encoding aminomethyl-transferring glycine dehydrogenase — protein sequence MPTLPEFAARHIGPRESDVTTMLQTVGYDSLEALIDAAVPQRIRASAALDLAAADSERAVIEELREIAAQNTVVTSMIGLGYYGTHTPGVIRRNILENPAWYTAYTPYQPEISQGRLEALLNFQTVVSDLTGLPTAGASLLDEGTAVAEAMTLMRRASKVADDAVLLVDEHLLPQSAAVLATRARSLDIELVTGDLSDPEALAGGRAVFGAIVQYPGADGEIRDWSTLAETVHAGGGLVTAAADLLALTLLREPAAWGADVAVGSTQRLGVPMAFGGPHAGYMSVRDGLERTLPGRLVGVSKDAAGHAAYRLALQTREQHIRREKATSNICTSQVLLAVMASMYAVWHGPEGLRRIAESVHAKARYAREALVAGGVEVTTRDFFDTLTVRADSAAVVAKALEAGINVWAVDAEHVLLSVDEIITNADLDAVLGAFGVTPVEVGEAIAWDDVHTRTSDYLTHEVFNSHRSETQMLRYIKSLGDKDFALDRGMIPLGSCTMKLNATTEMEAITWPEFASLHPFAPLDQTVGSRRIVSELSQWLAEVTGYHSVSLQPNAGSQGEFAGLLAIRSYHLANGDEDRRICLIPASAHGTNAASAVMAGLKVVVVKTAPGGDIDMDDLRAKIDKHRAELAAIMVTYPSTHGVFEETISDLCDLVHEAGGQVYVDGANLNAIMGLARPGEFGGDVSHLNLHKTFCIPHGGGGPGVGPVAVREHLAPHLPNHPLDREAGPESGVGAISAAPYGSAGILPISWAYVRLMGGAGLTRSAEVAVLNANYVAKRLGEHYPVLYAGENGLVAHECILDLRGLTKETGVTVDDVAKRLIDYGFHAPTMSFPVAGTLMVEPTESEDLGEVDRFIEAMIAIRAEMDDEGSREMLRNAPHTALELAGEWDHPYERMPAAFPAGPKAKYWPPVKRIDGAFGDRNLVCSCPPPEAFEN from the coding sequence ATGCCCACGCTGCCCGAGTTTGCCGCCCGGCACATCGGCCCCCGCGAGTCCGACGTCACCACCATGCTGCAGACGGTTGGTTATGATTCCCTCGAGGCCCTGATCGACGCCGCGGTGCCCCAGCGGATCCGCGCCAGTGCCGCCCTCGACCTGGCCGCCGCCGACTCCGAGCGCGCAGTGATCGAGGAGCTGCGCGAGATCGCTGCACAGAACACCGTGGTCACCTCGATGATCGGCCTGGGTTACTACGGCACGCACACGCCTGGTGTGATCCGACGCAACATCCTGGAGAACCCGGCGTGGTACACGGCCTACACGCCCTATCAGCCGGAGATCTCCCAGGGCCGACTCGAGGCGCTGCTCAACTTCCAGACCGTCGTCTCGGACCTGACCGGCCTGCCCACGGCCGGTGCCTCGCTGCTGGACGAGGGCACCGCCGTCGCCGAGGCGATGACCCTGATGCGCCGCGCCAGCAAGGTCGCCGACGACGCCGTGCTGCTCGTCGACGAGCACCTGCTGCCGCAGAGTGCAGCCGTCCTCGCCACCCGCGCGCGGTCGCTGGACATCGAGCTGGTCACCGGCGACCTGTCCGACCCCGAGGCGCTGGCCGGTGGCCGTGCGGTCTTCGGGGCGATCGTGCAGTATCCCGGCGCCGACGGTGAGATCCGCGACTGGAGCACCCTCGCGGAGACCGTGCACGCAGGCGGGGGACTGGTCACCGCGGCGGCCGACCTGCTCGCCCTCACCCTGCTGCGCGAGCCCGCCGCCTGGGGCGCGGACGTGGCCGTGGGCAGCACCCAGCGCCTGGGCGTCCCGATGGCCTTCGGTGGCCCGCACGCCGGCTACATGAGCGTGCGCGACGGCCTGGAGCGCACCCTGCCCGGCCGCCTGGTCGGGGTCAGCAAGGACGCAGCCGGCCACGCGGCATACCGCCTCGCCCTGCAGACCCGCGAGCAGCACATCCGCCGCGAGAAGGCGACCTCCAACATCTGCACCTCACAGGTGCTGCTGGCCGTCATGGCCAGCATGTATGCCGTGTGGCACGGCCCCGAGGGCCTGCGCCGGATCGCGGAAAGCGTGCACGCCAAGGCGCGCTATGCGCGCGAGGCGCTGGTGGCCGGGGGCGTCGAGGTGACCACCCGCGACTTCTTCGACACGCTCACGGTCCGCGCCGACTCGGCGGCCGTCGTGGCCAAGGCCCTGGAAGCCGGGATCAACGTGTGGGCCGTCGACGCCGAGCACGTGCTGCTCAGCGTGGACGAGATCATCACGAACGCCGACCTGGACGCCGTCCTCGGTGCCTTCGGGGTCACCCCCGTCGAGGTGGGCGAGGCCATCGCGTGGGATGACGTGCACACCCGCACCTCGGACTATCTGACCCACGAGGTCTTCAACAGCCACCGCAGCGAGACCCAGATGTTGCGCTACATCAAGTCCCTGGGCGACAAGGACTTTGCCCTGGACCGCGGCATGATCCCGCTGGGGTCCTGCACGATGAAGCTCAACGCCACCACCGAGATGGAGGCGATCACCTGGCCGGAGTTCGCGTCGCTGCACCCCTTCGCCCCGCTCGATCAGACCGTCGGCTCGCGCCGCATCGTCTCCGAGCTGTCGCAGTGGCTGGCCGAGGTCACCGGCTATCACTCGGTGAGCCTGCAGCCCAACGCCGGCTCCCAGGGTGAGTTCGCCGGGCTGCTGGCCATCCGGTCCTATCACCTGGCCAACGGTGACGAGGACCGCCGGATCTGCCTGATCCCCGCCAGCGCGCACGGCACCAACGCCGCCAGCGCCGTGATGGCCGGGCTGAAGGTCGTCGTGGTCAAGACGGCCCCCGGTGGCGACATCGACATGGACGACCTGCGCGCCAAGATCGACAAGCACCGCGCCGAGCTGGCCGCGATCATGGTGACCTACCCCTCCACGCACGGCGTGTTCGAGGAGACCATCAGCGACCTGTGCGACCTGGTCCACGAGGCTGGAGGTCAGGTCTACGTCGATGGTGCCAACCTCAACGCCATCATGGGCCTGGCCCGCCCCGGTGAGTTCGGCGGCGACGTCTCACACCTCAACCTCCACAAGACGTTCTGCATCCCGCACGGCGGTGGCGGCCCCGGCGTCGGCCCGGTCGCGGTGCGCGAGCACCTGGCTCCGCACCTGCCCAACCACCCCCTCGACCGCGAGGCCGGCCCCGAGTCCGGTGTCGGCGCCATCTCCGCCGCGCCCTACGGCTCGGCCGGCATCCTGCCGATCTCCTGGGCCTACGTCCGGCTCATGGGTGGCGCCGGCCTGACCCGGTCGGCAGAGGTCGCGGTGCTCAACGCCAACTACGTCGCCAAGCGCCTGGGCGAGCACTACCCGGTGCTCTATGCCGGTGAGAACGGCCTGGTCGCCCACGAGTGCATCCTGGACCTGCGCGGCCTGACCAAGGAGACCGGAGTCACGGTCGACGACGTGGCCAAGCGCCTCATCGACTATGGCTTCCACGCTCCCACCATGAGCTTCCCGGTGGCGGGCACGCTGATGGTCGAGCCCACCGAGAGCGAGGACCTGGGCGAGGTGGACCGGTTCATCGAGGCGATGATCGCGATCCGCGCCGAGATGGACGACGAGGGCTCGCGAGAGATGCTGCGCAATGCCCCGCACACGGCGCTGGAGCTGGCGGGGGAGTGGGACCACCCCTACGAGCGCATGCCGGCCGCCTTCCCGGCCGGACCGAAGGCGAAGTACTGGCCGCCGGTCAAGCGCATCGACGGCGCCTTCGGTGACCGCAACCTGGTCTGCTCCTGCCCGCCGCCGGAGGCCTTCGAGAACTGA
- a CDS encoding trypsin-like serine protease, translated as MSSGTKRLATAGHCATHGASRPYRNHPVDDNSSATLYSPITYWDNGYDWGHYATGINNALATYYYDYNAKRYVKGVGSPGHGQILSVFGWATRARKSAIVSVFSRSCSGGADDGKTHALTVMDRHKTQSGDSGGPWFTSTHAYGVHSGTCTETGGTNSFTRVGIFPSRGWRVLTQ; from the coding sequence ATGAGCTCAGGGACGAAAAGACTCGCGACAGCTGGCCACTGTGCCACGCATGGCGCTTCACGGCCCTATCGGAATCATCCAGTCGATGACAATTCCTCAGCCACACTCTACTCACCCATCACGTACTGGGATAACGGTTACGACTGGGGTCATTATGCCACTGGTATCAACAATGCCTTGGCGACATACTATTACGATTACAATGCGAAGCGCTACGTAAAAGGAGTCGGCTCACCTGGGCACGGGCAGATACTCAGCGTGTTTGGGTGGGCCACGAGGGCGAGGAAGTCAGCGATCGTCTCCGTCTTTTCGCGTTCGTGTTCTGGTGGGGCGGATGACGGAAAGACACATGCGTTGACCGTCATGGATCGACATAAGACGCAGTCCGGAGATAGCGGTGGGCCCTGGTTCACCTCGACTCACGCGTATGGCGTCCACTCAGGAACCTGCACGGAGACTGGGGGGACAAACAGTTTTACCCGGGTGGGAATCTTTCCGTCCCGGGGTTGGAGGGTCCTGACCCAATGA
- a CDS encoding glutamate--cysteine ligase translates to MGQEVSSAAFSREDRLAYRHKVLQSLDVFEHMLEQSRFDFTRPQMGLEIELNLVDANLDPALLNERVLEELEGSEFDFQAEVGRYNIEMNVPPRPMAGDQAVRLERWLNESLRRAGDAARGHGAQVVAVGILPTLMQELFDDEWLSLGVRYTALNNAILSERGDGLELDIEGETGERFSGYFETIGPLSGCTSVQLHQQVTPQDFPMYWNAASAITGVQVALAANSPYLFGRRLWAETRIPLFSQMVDTRSLEHKAQGVRPRAYFGDRWITSIFDLFEENVRCFPALLPEQTDEDPVAVYKSGEVPTLGELRLHNGTVYRWNRPIYDNVRGVPHLRVENRVLPAGPTVIDMVANACFYYGLLEKFTSSGRPIWTKMPFEDAENNFEEAARHGITSTLSWPGFGRVPVTDLVTEHLLPLADEGLAGLGLRREVRSHYLDVIAERCRSGQNGSSWQVACTEHFEAQGDDRPTALHKMFALYAEHSEANEPVHSWELPTASATESEAAAVSS, encoded by the coding sequence ATGGGTCAGGAAGTCAGTTCCGCCGCATTCAGCCGGGAGGACCGGTTGGCCTATCGCCACAAGGTCCTGCAGTCACTCGATGTCTTCGAGCACATGCTCGAGCAGAGCAGGTTCGACTTCACCCGACCCCAGATGGGGCTGGAGATCGAGCTCAACCTGGTGGACGCCAACCTGGACCCGGCGCTGCTCAACGAGCGGGTGCTCGAGGAGCTGGAGGGCAGCGAGTTCGACTTCCAGGCCGAGGTCGGGCGCTACAACATCGAGATGAACGTGCCCCCGCGGCCGATGGCCGGGGACCAGGCGGTGCGGTTGGAGCGGTGGCTCAACGAGTCCCTGCGCCGAGCCGGGGACGCTGCTCGGGGGCACGGGGCGCAGGTGGTGGCTGTCGGCATACTCCCGACCCTGATGCAGGAGCTGTTCGACGACGAGTGGCTCAGCCTCGGGGTGCGCTACACCGCGCTCAACAACGCGATCCTGTCCGAGCGCGGTGACGGCCTGGAGCTCGACATCGAGGGCGAGACCGGCGAGCGGTTCTCCGGCTATTTCGAGACCATCGGTCCGCTGTCGGGGTGCACCTCGGTGCAGCTGCACCAGCAGGTGACCCCGCAGGACTTCCCGATGTACTGGAACGCTGCCTCGGCGATCACCGGCGTGCAGGTCGCCCTGGCCGCGAACTCGCCCTACCTGTTCGGGCGGCGGCTGTGGGCCGAGACCCGCATCCCGCTGTTCAGCCAGATGGTGGACACCCGCTCGCTGGAGCACAAGGCGCAGGGCGTGCGGCCGCGGGCCTACTTCGGAGACCGCTGGATCACCTCGATCTTCGACCTGTTCGAGGAAAACGTCCGGTGCTTCCCGGCGCTGCTGCCCGAGCAGACCGACGAGGACCCGGTGGCGGTCTACAAGTCCGGTGAGGTGCCCACCCTCGGCGAGCTGCGCCTGCACAACGGCACGGTCTATCGGTGGAACCGGCCGATCTATGACAACGTGCGCGGGGTGCCGCACCTGCGGGTCGAGAACCGTGTGCTGCCCGCCGGGCCGACCGTGATCGACATGGTGGCCAACGCGTGCTTCTACTACGGACTGCTGGAAAAGTTCACCAGCAGCGGACGCCCGATCTGGACCAAGATGCCGTTCGAGGATGCGGAGAACAACTTCGAGGAGGCGGCCCGCCACGGCATCACCTCCACGCTGTCCTGGCCCGGCTTCGGACGGGTCCCGGTCACCGATCTGGTCACCGAGCACCTGCTGCCGCTGGCCGACGAGGGGCTGGCCGGTCTGGGGCTGCGCCGCGAGGTGCGCAGCCACTATCTCGACGTGATCGCCGAGCGCTGTCGCTCAGGGCAGAACGGCTCGTCCTGGCAGGTGGCCTGCACGGAGCACTTCGAGGCGCAGGGCGATGACCGACCCACCGCGCTGCACAAGATGTTTGCGCTCTATGCCGAGCACAGCGAGGCCAACGAGCCGGTGCACAGCTGGGAGCTGCCCACGGCCAGCGCCACCGAGAGCGAGGCGGCCGCAGTCAGCTCCTGA
- a CDS encoding histidine phosphatase family protein: MTQRLIMVRHGATTWSESGQHTGLTDLPLLPSGEEGARALRPLLERFDIAHVRSSPLQRARHTAELAGVTIDTIDPDLVEWDYGAVEGVSTAQMRERTGTDWSVWSDGVTPGDTPGETVEEVAARASRVLGAVADIDGDVLLFGHGQALRILTAVFLRTEPRFGAHLAFETGALGILGFHREDPVIEAWNLRS, encoded by the coding sequence GTGACCCAACGACTCATCATGGTGCGCCACGGCGCGACGACGTGGTCCGAGTCGGGCCAGCACACCGGCCTGACCGATCTGCCCCTGCTGCCCTCGGGTGAGGAGGGTGCCAGGGCGCTGCGACCGCTGCTCGAACGCTTCGACATCGCGCACGTGCGGTCCTCACCGCTGCAGCGCGCCAGGCACACCGCCGAGCTCGCGGGAGTCACCATCGACACGATCGACCCGGACCTCGTGGAGTGGGACTACGGCGCCGTCGAGGGCGTGAGCACCGCGCAGATGCGGGAGCGCACCGGCACGGACTGGAGCGTCTGGAGCGACGGCGTGACGCCCGGGGACACCCCCGGCGAGACCGTTGAGGAGGTCGCCGCGCGGGCCAGCCGGGTGCTGGGCGCCGTCGCCGACATCGACGGTGACGTGCTGCTGTTCGGGCACGGTCAGGCGCTGCGCATCCTCACGGCCGTCTTCCTGCGCACCGAGCCACGGTTCGGGGCGCACCTGGCCTTCGAGACCGGTGCCCTCGGCATACTCGGCTTTCACCGCGAGGATCCGGTCATCGAGGCCTGGAACCTCAGGAGCTGA
- a CDS encoding OsmC family protein, with translation MSSDDLRSITLTRHTKGTYEAENVRGGRLTFGDGGTSDFTPVELLLTAMAGCSAIDVDYLTSRLAEPTQFDVAAEAEKVRDEHGNHLGEVTITFTVRFPEGEEGETARVRLPDAVAKSRDRLCTVSRTVQLETPVSYVMT, from the coding sequence ATGAGCTCTGATGACCTGCGCAGCATCACCCTGACCCGGCACACCAAGGGCACCTACGAGGCCGAGAACGTCCGGGGAGGACGGTTGACCTTCGGCGACGGCGGGACCAGCGACTTCACCCCGGTGGAACTGTTGCTGACAGCCATGGCGGGCTGTTCGGCGATCGACGTGGACTACCTGACCTCGCGCCTGGCCGAGCCGACCCAGTTTGACGTGGCAGCCGAGGCCGAGAAGGTGCGCGATGAGCACGGCAACCACCTTGGGGAGGTCACCATCACCTTCACTGTCCGCTTCCCTGAGGGGGAGGAGGGCGAGACCGCCCGGGTGCGCCTGCCCGATGCTGTCGCGAAGTCTCGGGACCGCCTGTGCACCGTCTCTCGCACGGTGCAGCTGGAGACCCCGGTCAGTTATGTCATGACGTGA
- a CDS encoding APC family permease yields the protein MTELARRLGPGDAVAIGLGSMIGAGAFVVWGPAARAAGSWLLLSLLLAAIVAACNAWSSGALAARYPSAGGTYVYGRERIGPFAGYLAGWSFVVGKIASCAAMAMAIAAYVAPGQERLAAVVAVLVITVLNLSGVQRSAGVSKVIVTIVLAVLAAVLVAGLAGGTGSAHPGMWTQGATPYGVLQGAGLIFFAFAGYARIATLAEEVRDPERTIPRAIAITVVTVLGLYAILAVLTLGILGPEQLAVVPDPVAAATAVVLGEPWVWAVRAVAALAACGALLNLILGISRTSLAMARDGYLPQVLTRIDRRQVPRNAELAVGAIVIALVLIVDLRGAIGFSSFGVLTYYAVANASAWTLRGDWRGAPVVPAAGLVGCVVLAVMLPWQSVVAGVVVLAVGTVWFLIFQWRSRQHA from the coding sequence GTGACCGAGCTCGCCCGCCGGCTCGGACCCGGCGACGCGGTGGCCATCGGCCTGGGATCGATGATCGGTGCCGGTGCCTTCGTCGTGTGGGGGCCGGCAGCACGTGCCGCCGGATCGTGGCTGCTGCTGAGCCTGCTGCTGGCCGCCATCGTGGCCGCGTGCAACGCCTGGTCCTCGGGCGCCCTGGCGGCCCGTTATCCGTCAGCCGGCGGCACCTACGTCTATGGCCGGGAGCGGATCGGCCCGTTCGCCGGCTATCTGGCGGGTTGGTCGTTCGTGGTCGGCAAGATCGCCTCCTGCGCGGCGATGGCCATGGCGATCGCCGCCTATGTCGCGCCAGGGCAGGAGCGGCTGGCGGCAGTCGTGGCGGTGCTGGTGATCACCGTGCTCAACCTCAGCGGGGTCCAGCGCTCGGCCGGTGTCTCGAAGGTGATCGTGACCATCGTCCTGGCGGTGCTCGCCGCAGTGCTGGTGGCCGGGCTGGCCGGAGGCACCGGGTCGGCCCACCCGGGGATGTGGACCCAGGGCGCGACTCCGTATGGCGTCCTGCAGGGCGCTGGTCTGATCTTCTTCGCCTTCGCGGGCTATGCCCGCATCGCCACCCTCGCCGAGGAGGTGCGTGATCCGGAGCGCACGATCCCGCGGGCCATCGCGATCACCGTGGTGACCGTCCTGGGGCTCTACGCCATCCTCGCTGTCCTGACCCTCGGCATACTCGGCCCTGAGCAGTTGGCGGTTGTGCCGGACCCGGTCGCGGCGGCGACTGCCGTGGTGCTGGGGGAGCCGTGGGTCTGGGCGGTGCGGGCCGTGGCCGCCCTGGCTGCGTGTGGCGCGCTGCTCAACCTGATCCTGGGCATCTCCCGGACCTCGCTGGCCATGGCGCGGGACGGCTATCTGCCCCAGGTGCTGACGCGCATCGATCGTCGTCAGGTGCCGCGCAACGCGGAGCTGGCGGTCGGTGCCATCGTCATCGCCCTGGTCCTGATCGTCGATCTGCGCGGAGCCATCGGGTTCTCCAGTTTCGGGGTGCTGACCTACTACGCCGTCGCCAACGCGAGCGCCTGGACGTTGCGCGGCGACTGGCGTGGTGCCCCCGTGGTGCCGGCTGCGGGGCTGGTGGGCTGCGTCGTCCTGGCGGTCATGCTGCCCTGGCAGTCCGTGGTGGCAGGGGTTGTGGTGCTCGCGGTCGGCACCGTCTGGTTCCTCATTTTTCAGTGGCGGTCCAGGCAGCACGCGTAG